In bacterium HR11, a single window of DNA contains:
- the pabB_2 gene encoding Aminodeoxychorismate synthase component 1: MGTEAVADVGVRMAEWSEPQAWASRVYHADYLSPSVAYALVRTQADPPVFLLESAEGPEKIARFSIIAGDPLATLAGSFEAEDPTWSLFERVSRQWFETRLTEAWPTRHFLGWYGYVAYEMTQRFERVAFRHPRTLAIPDFAFVFPGQLVVFDHRQRVMHHWWHRSRDPWTWQDPWSRVPPPLLLPRRDPRADFRAEPTLSLEAFTAMVERARHYIREGDIFQVVLSQRFERPWSGDPWPIYRVLRNWNPSPYMFYLDYGDFVLFGSSPEMLVRQVGDTAWIRPIAGTRRRGRDEVEDRRFIEELCQDAKERAEHVMLVDLARHDLGQVAVPGTVRVTRLMEVETYSHVFHLTSEVQATVRPGVPPLRVLAAGFPAGTVAGAPKIRAMEIIDELEPVRRQFYAGGVGYIGADRRMDFCITIRTGLVTDGRLIVQAGAGIVWDSDPRREYRECQHKAGALLEAAEEIGC, encoded by the coding sequence ATGGGGACGGAGGCGGTGGCCGACGTCGGAGTGCGCATGGCCGAATGGTCCGAGCCCCAAGCCTGGGCGTCCCGGGTCTATCATGCCGACTACTTATCTCCGTCTGTGGCGTATGCCCTCGTCCGTACGCAGGCCGACCCGCCGGTCTTCCTCTTGGAGAGCGCCGAGGGGCCTGAGAAGATCGCCCGGTTCTCCATCATCGCCGGCGACCCTCTGGCGACCCTCGCTGGCTCTTTCGAGGCCGAGGACCCGACCTGGTCCCTATTCGAGCGGGTCAGCCGACAGTGGTTCGAGACCCGCCTGACGGAAGCCTGGCCGACCCGGCACTTCCTGGGCTGGTACGGTTACGTCGCCTATGAGATGACCCAGCGGTTTGAGCGGGTCGCCTTCCGACATCCCCGGACACTGGCCATCCCCGACTTTGCCTTCGTATTTCCGGGTCAATTGGTCGTCTTTGACCACCGTCAGCGGGTCATGCACCACTGGTGGCATCGAAGCCGGGACCCCTGGACGTGGCAGGACCCGTGGTCCCGGGTCCCGCCTCCGCTTCTGCTCCCCCGGCGGGACCCGCGGGCCGACTTTCGGGCCGAGCCGACCCTGAGCCTGGAGGCTTTTACGGCGATGGTCGAGCGGGCCCGGCATTACATCCGGGAGGGCGACATCTTTCAGGTCGTCCTGTCCCAGCGGTTTGAGCGGCCCTGGTCGGGGGACCCCTGGCCGATTTATCGGGTCCTGCGGAACTGGAACCCCTCGCCCTACATGTTTTACCTGGACTACGGCGACTTTGTCCTATTCGGAAGCTCGCCGGAGATGTTGGTCCGGCAGGTCGGCGACACGGCGTGGATTCGGCCCATCGCCGGGACCCGCCGCCGGGGTCGGGACGAGGTCGAGGACCGGCGTTTCATCGAGGAACTCTGTCAGGACGCCAAGGAACGGGCCGAGCACGTCATGCTCGTGGACCTGGCCCGGCACGACCTCGGTCAGGTCGCCGTCCCGGGGACTGTGCGGGTCACCCGCCTGATGGAAGTCGAGACCTATTCCCACGTTTTCCACCTGACGTCGGAAGTTCAGGCGACGGTCCGGCCCGGCGTGCCGCCCCTGCGGGTCCTGGCCGCCGGCTTCCCGGCCGGGACCGTCGCCGGGGCGCCTAAGATCCGGGCCATGGAGATCATCGACGAGCTCGAGCCTGTCCGGCGGCAATTCTACGCCGGCGGCGTCGGCTATATCGGAGCAGACCGACGGATGGACTTCTGCATCACGATCCGGACGGGCCTCGTCACAGACGGCCGGCTCATCGTGCAGGCCGGGGCCGGCATCGTGTGGGACTCGGACCCCCGGCGGGAATATCGGGAATGCCAGCACAAGGCCGGCGCCCTCCTGGAGGCGGCGGAGGAAATCGGGTGTTAG
- the pabA gene encoding Aminodeoxychorismate synthase component 2 has translation MIVLIDNYDSFTYNLYHLLVQMDPDVRVFRNDAISVEAVLDLRPNAVVISPGPGRPAEAGICIELIRRAGDRIPMLGVCLGHQAMAEATGGRVVHAPTLLHGKTSRITHEGTPLFQGVANPFEATRYHSLAVEPESLPSDWVISARADDGVIMAIEHRRWPMAGVQFHPESVLTSEGPRIVENFLRHYAGWPWR, from the coding sequence GTGATCGTGTTAATCGACAACTACGACTCATTCACGTACAACCTCTACCACCTCCTGGTTCAGATGGACCCCGACGTGCGGGTCTTCCGGAATGACGCCATCTCGGTCGAGGCGGTCCTGGACCTGCGACCGAACGCCGTCGTCATCTCGCCGGGCCCCGGTCGCCCCGCCGAGGCCGGCATTTGCATCGAGTTGATCCGGCGGGCCGGCGACCGCATCCCGATGCTGGGCGTGTGCCTGGGTCACCAGGCGATGGCCGAGGCGACCGGCGGGCGGGTCGTCCATGCACCGACGCTCCTGCACGGCAAGACCAGCCGGATCACGCACGAGGGAACGCCGCTCTTCCAAGGCGTGGCCAACCCCTTCGAGGCGACGCGCTATCATTCCCTGGCCGTCGAGCCGGAGAGCCTGCCGTCTGACTGGGTCATCTCGGCCCGAGCCGACGACGGCGTCATCATGGCCATCGAGCACCGCCGCTGGCCGATGGCCGGCGTCCAATTCCACCCCGAGTCGGTCCTGACCTCGGAGGGACCCCGCATCGTCGAGAATTTCCTGCGCCACTACGCCGGCTGGCCGTGGCGGTGA
- the hom_2 gene encoding Homoserine dehydrogenase, translating into MNELRIALIGLGAVGRAWARLVTERAERIRRLYGVHLVVTGVFTARHGAAIDPRGLDLAEALRAYAAGDLKALSAQPTPTDGVSFVDLCPADVLVELSVLNPQTGQPALDYVRRALQRGLHVVTANKGPIALAYRELRALARAQNRWLLFESSVMDGIPIFSMVRWGLPAAEIRGFYGILNSTTNLVLTLMEQGASMEEAIRQAQAIGIAEADPSHDIDGWDAAVKVCILANVWMDADLKPTDVDRTGIRGVSPADLRAALDRGHRIKLVCRAQRRPDGTLQASVRPEEVPFYDPLAQTKETEAFLCIESDSIAPLALVERARATPEHTAYGVLADVLQIARLPNPVG; encoded by the coding sequence ATGAACGAGCTTCGCATTGCCTTGATCGGACTTGGGGCCGTCGGCCGGGCGTGGGCCCGGCTCGTGACGGAACGGGCCGAGCGGATTCGACGTCTTTACGGCGTCCATCTCGTCGTGACGGGGGTCTTCACGGCCCGCCACGGGGCGGCCATCGACCCCCGGGGCCTGGACCTGGCCGAAGCGCTCCGGGCCTACGCGGCGGGAGACCTGAAAGCCCTGAGCGCCCAGCCGACGCCGACCGACGGCGTGTCCTTTGTAGACCTCTGTCCGGCCGACGTCCTCGTGGAACTCAGCGTCCTGAACCCCCAGACGGGCCAGCCCGCCCTCGACTATGTCCGGCGGGCCCTCCAGCGGGGTCTCCACGTCGTGACGGCCAACAAGGGCCCCATCGCCCTGGCCTACCGGGAATTGCGAGCCCTGGCCCGGGCGCAAAACCGGTGGCTCCTCTTCGAGTCGTCCGTCATGGACGGAATCCCCATCTTCAGCATGGTCCGATGGGGCCTGCCGGCCGCCGAAATCCGGGGCTTCTACGGCATCCTGAACAGTACGACCAACCTGGTCCTGACCCTCATGGAGCAGGGCGCCTCGATGGAGGAGGCCATCCGGCAGGCGCAGGCCATCGGCATCGCCGAGGCCGACCCCTCCCACGACATCGACGGCTGGGACGCCGCCGTCAAGGTCTGTATCCTGGCCAACGTCTGGATGGACGCCGACTTAAAGCCGACGGACGTGGACCGTACGGGCATCCGAGGCGTCTCCCCGGCGGACCTGCGGGCCGCCCTCGACCGGGGCCACCGCATTAAACTCGTCTGCCGGGCCCAACGCCGGCCGGACGGGACCCTTCAGGCCTCCGTCCGACCCGAAGAGGTCCCCTTCTACGACCCCCTGGCCCAGACGAAGGAGACGGAGGCCTTCCTGTGCATCGAGTCCGACTCGATCGCTCCCCTGGCCCTCGTCGAACGGGCCCGGGCGACGCCCGAGCATACGGCGTACGGCGTCTTAGCCGACGTCCTCCAGATCGCCCGCCTGCCCAATCCCGTCGGATGA
- the dpgD gene encoding Enoyl-CoA-hydratase: protein MMRSIPYETLQVEAEGPVMRIWLSRPEARNALNDRMIAELTDCFQALAADPAVRVVQLGGRGPVFCAGADVEWLRQSVELTEEQNRRDAQTLADLLNLMNQTPQVLIVRAHGVAVGGAMGLCAVGDIVVAAEDTKFGFTEVRLGIAPAIISSFVYRKIGETYMRRYFLTGELFSADVAKAIGLVHEVVPAEALDGRVRELTEAVLAAGPQAVRTTKALTGLVTRLPFEAALSLGVDTTARLRVSPEGQEGLRAFLEKRKPQWPS from the coding sequence ATGATGCGGTCCATCCCTTACGAAACCCTGCAAGTCGAGGCTGAAGGCCCCGTCATGCGGATATGGCTGAGCCGACCCGAGGCCCGCAATGCCCTCAACGACCGGATGATCGCCGAGTTGACGGACTGCTTTCAGGCCCTCGCGGCGGACCCGGCCGTGCGGGTCGTTCAGCTCGGCGGTCGGGGCCCCGTGTTCTGCGCCGGGGCCGACGTCGAGTGGCTCCGGCAGTCGGTCGAACTGACCGAGGAGCAAAACCGCCGGGACGCCCAGACATTGGCCGACCTGTTAAACCTGATGAACCAGACCCCGCAGGTCCTGATCGTCCGAGCCCACGGGGTCGCCGTCGGCGGGGCGATGGGCCTGTGCGCCGTCGGAGACATCGTCGTGGCGGCTGAGGACACGAAGTTCGGCTTCACCGAGGTCCGGCTCGGGATCGCCCCGGCGATCATATCGTCCTTCGTATATCGGAAAATCGGGGAAACCTACATGCGTCGGTATTTCCTGACGGGGGAACTCTTCTCGGCGGATGTAGCGAAGGCCATCGGCCTCGTCCACGAGGTCGTCCCGGCCGAGGCCCTGGACGGGCGGGTTCGGGAGCTGACCGAGGCCGTCTTGGCGGCCGGGCCGCAGGCCGTCCGGACGACGAAGGCCCTGACGGGTCTCGTCACCCGACTCCCCTTCGAGGCGGCCCTGTCTTTGGGCGTCGATACGACCGCCCGGCTCCGGGTGTCGCCCGAGGGTCAGGAGGGCCTGCGGGCCTTCCTGGAGAAGAGGAAGCCCCAATGGCCGTCATGA
- the hrp1_2 gene encoding Hypoxic response protein 1, with product MHRVREIIEKQKEVFSVRHDWTVLDVARYMSERNIGAVAVLDDKAQVVGMFSERDLMTRVVAVGRDPRQVRVAEVMSRNVQTARLDDTLEDCMEKMREHRCRHLPVVENGRLLGMISMRDIIEFQLMDREQQIEFMRAYIAQVPPGFGFSP from the coding sequence ATGCACCGGGTACGGGAGATCATCGAAAAACAAAAAGAGGTCTTCTCCGTCCGGCATGACTGGACCGTCCTGGACGTGGCCCGATACATGAGCGAGCGCAACATCGGGGCCGTCGCCGTGCTCGATGACAAGGCCCAGGTCGTCGGTATGTTCAGCGAGCGAGACTTGATGACCCGCGTCGTCGCCGTCGGCCGGGACCCCCGGCAGGTGCGCGTCGCCGAGGTCATGAGCCGGAACGTGCAGACGGCTCGCCTCGACGATACCCTGGAAGACTGCATGGAAAAGATGCGGGAGCACCGATGCCGTCACCTGCCGGTCGTGGAAAACGGCCGTCTCCTCGGGATGATCTCCATGCGGGACATCATCGAATTCCAACTCATGGACCGGGAACAGCAGATCGAGTTCATGCGGGCCTACATCGCGCAGGTGCCCCCCGGTTTTGGGTTCTCTCCATGA
- the mccB gene encoding Cystathionine gamma-lyase codes for MSLKDEDVVRRWRWATRAIHVGQSPDPTTGAVTPPLYLTSTYRQVGLHVPSPYEYSRVQNPTREALEQNLAALEDGRWACAFASGMAAITALAMTLRPRDHVLVALNVYGGTYRLFQSVLRAWDLDVEFFYPVTPEEARARLRPGQTRWVFIETPSNPLLEIADISAFARVASEAGALLVVDNTFMSPYLQQPLRLGAHVVVHSTTKYINGHSDSLGGAVVFGTDPILEPLYEGVRFVQRSTGGILSPFEAWLVLRGIKTLHVRMDRHCANARAVAQFLREHPAVERVYFPGFPDHPGAEVHARQARGPGGMVTFSVRPGLDLDQFFRSLRVCTFGESLGGVETLISHPETMSHAALPEEVRRRLGIHPRLVRLSVGLEDPADLIEDLARALDRAGGR; via the coding sequence ATGAGCCTCAAGGACGAGGACGTCGTCCGCCGATGGCGGTGGGCGACCCGGGCCATCCATGTCGGACAGTCCCCGGACCCGACGACGGGTGCCGTGACGCCGCCTCTCTACCTGACGTCTACGTATCGTCAGGTCGGTCTGCACGTCCCCTCGCCCTACGAGTATTCTCGTGTCCAGAACCCCACCCGAGAGGCTTTGGAACAAAACCTGGCCGCTTTGGAAGACGGTCGGTGGGCCTGCGCCTTTGCCTCCGGGATGGCCGCCATCACGGCCCTGGCGATGACGCTCCGCCCCCGGGACCACGTCCTGGTCGCCTTGAACGTGTACGGCGGCACGTACCGGCTATTTCAATCGGTCCTCCGGGCCTGGGACCTGGACGTAGAGTTCTTCTATCCCGTCACGCCGGAAGAGGCCAGGGCTCGGCTTCGACCCGGTCAGACTCGGTGGGTCTTCATCGAGACGCCCAGCAATCCCCTCCTGGAGATCGCCGATATCAGCGCCTTCGCTCGGGTCGCCTCGGAGGCCGGCGCCCTCCTGGTCGTGGACAACACGTTTATGTCGCCTTATCTCCAGCAACCTCTCCGGCTGGGGGCCCACGTCGTCGTCCACAGCACGACCAAGTACATCAACGGCCACAGCGACAGCCTCGGGGGGGCCGTCGTCTTCGGGACGGACCCCATCCTGGAGCCTCTGTACGAGGGGGTGCGTTTCGTCCAGCGAAGTACGGGCGGCATCTTGAGCCCCTTTGAGGCCTGGCTCGTCCTACGGGGCATCAAGACCCTGCATGTCCGCATGGACCGACACTGCGCCAACGCCCGAGCCGTCGCCCAGTTCCTGCGAGAGCACCCGGCCGTCGAACGGGTATACTTCCCGGGCTTTCCGGACCATCCGGGCGCCGAGGTTCACGCCCGCCAGGCCCGCGGCCCCGGCGGGATGGTCACCTTCAGCGTCCGGCCGGGCCTGGACCTCGACCAGTTCTTCCGAAGTCTGCGGGTCTGCACCTTCGGCGAGAGCCTCGGGGGCGTCGAAACCCTCATCAGCCACCCGGAGACGATGAGCCACGCCGCCCTGCCGGAGGAAGTCCGCCGCCGTCTGGGCATCCATCCCCGCCTGGTCCGCCTGTCCGTCGGCCTCGAGGACCCGGCCGACCTCATCGAAGACCTGGCCCGGGCCCTGGACCGGGCGGGCGGCAGGTAG